One genomic window of Solanum stenotomum isolate F172 chromosome 9, ASM1918654v1, whole genome shotgun sequence includes the following:
- the LOC125877351 gene encoding uncharacterized protein LOC125877351, which translates to MKELHCIPEVNGLSYEYLCTHPNLDLPKGFKVPKFDTFEGTKNSLAHLRAYCDQLVGVGRNEALLMWLFSRSLNGKALEWFTSHEIKQWSSWNALAKDFIERFAYNVEIVPNRYSLERIKRKSPESYREYAYRWRKEASRVRSTMSEKGIVEVFICIQEPEYYDSVMLLIGANFAEIVKREGVSSISCASDGKGHFTKFSPYEGYPRAPQNSYPVCYTQSGYQTPPLSYQILPPNYQTPLASYQIPSLVYQTPSPHYQNTYPYYQAPSVNCSNIQSSYQIPPPHYQNTPPSYRAPQYPNFQTQAPTHQNPPNYCQIPSYPRNNYNHPRLNLEKKPSKVFTPLVESRTQLFERLKSAGLIQTIDPKNINGNSKLYRPDLHCAYHSGGAGHITEDCINLKHKIQDLIDQKVVTLQTATPNVNSNPMPKHRGVTINMVKVEEDLNVKKVIISAYLEKLEKVVASPTKREKSKFVIMTPHQAFALVLKEG; encoded by the exons ATGAAGGAGCTGCATTGTATTCCTGAAGTCAATGGGTTGAGTTATGAGTATCTGTGCACCCATCCGAATCTGGATCTCCCGAAAGGGTTTAAAgtgccaaaatttgacactTTCGAAGGAACAAAGAATTCCTTGGCACACCTGAGAGCCTACTGTGACCAGCTCGTGGGAGTCGGAAGGAATGAAGCCTTATTAATGTGGCTCTTTAGCCGAAGTTTGAATGGAAAAGCCTTGGAATGGTTTACTTCCCATGAGATAAAGCAGTGGTCTAGTTGGAATGCACTAGCTAAAGATTTCATCGAACGGTTCGCCTATAATGTGGAAATCGTTCCTAATCGCTATTCTCTAGAGAGAATTAAGCGGAAATCCCCTGAAAGCTATCGTGAATATGCGTATAGGTGGAGGAAAGAGGCCTCCCGGGTTCGATCTACTATGTCTGAGAAAGGGATCGTTGAAGTGTTCATATGCATTCAAGAGCCAGAGTATTATGACAGTGTAATGTTGCTCATTGGAGCAAATTTTGCGGAGATAGTCAAG agGGAGGGTGTGTCTTCTATTTCGTGCGCATCTGATGGAAAAGGACACTTCACAAAATTCTCACCTTACGAAGGTTATCCTCGAGCTCCTCAAAATTCATATCCAGTTTGTTATACCCAATCAGGTTATCAAACTCCACCATTGAGTTACCAAATTTTACCTCCTAATTACCAAACTCCACTAGCGAGTTACCAAATTCCATCTCTTGTTTACCAGACTCCATCTCCACATTACCAAAATACCTATCCATATTACCAAGCTCCATCAGTTAATTGTTCAAATATCCAATCAAGTTACCAAATTCCACCCCCGCactaccaaaatacccctcccaGCTATCGAGCTCCACAATACCCAAATTTCCAAACGCAAGCACCAACTCACCAAAATCCTCCAAACTACTGTCAAATACCTTCATATCCAAGAAATAATTACAATCATCCTCGCCTAAATCTTGAGAAGAAACCTTCAAAAGTCTTTACTCCGTTGGTTGAGAGCCGAACACAACTTTTTGAAAGATTGAAATCAGCTGGCCTGATACAgacaattgatccaaaaaatataaatggcAACTCCAAGCTTTATAGACCCGATCTTCACTGTGCTTACCATTCAGGAGGTGCTGGGCATATTACTGAGGATTGTATCAACTTGAAGCATAAAATTCAAGACTTGATAGATCAAAAGGTCGTCACTCTTCAGACTGCCACTCCTAATGTCAATAGTAACCCCATGCCAAAGCATAGAGGGGTAACTATTAATATGGTTAAAGTCGAAGAAGATTTGAATGTGAAGAAAGTTATAATCTCAGCCTACCTTGAAAAGCTTGAGAAAGTTGTCGCCTCTCCAACCAAAAGAGAGAAATCCAAATTTGTGATCATGACACCTCATCAAGCTTTTGCTTTAGTGCTGAAGGAGGGTTAG
- the LOC125876746 gene encoding pathogen-associated molecular patterns-induced protein A70-like encodes MGVMIESVLSWLTPTVLFCVLNVTIATLFITSTLRNDKKQEAGEDQLPRTPSLLQRVRSVNLSLFPDPFNYSPLTTFSQNSPSLLQRVRSINFSFSSQKPTPFPSLDEQPQDAEDSKCHVTRSKSVTCAEEGNRSRRGGGRKLFENEEEDAVDKKADDFINKFREELKMQRVHSILNNKEMFNRGVSI; translated from the coding sequence ATGGGTGTGATGATTGAATCTGTGTTGAGCTGGTTGACGCCTACTGTTCTCTTCTGCGTGTTGAATGTCACGATTGCTACTCTTTTCATTACTTCCACCTTGAGAAATGACAAGAAACAAGAGGCCGGTGAAGATCAACTCCCTAGAACTCCATCTTTGTTACAGCGTGTGAGGTCTGTAAACTTGTCTTTATTTCCAGATCCATTTAATTATTCCCCTTTAACTACTTTCTCCCAAAACAGTCCCTCTTTGCTTCAGCGTGTCCGTTCCATCAATTTCTCTTTCTCCTCCCAAAAACCCACCCCATTTCCATCTCTCGATGAACAACCACAAGATGCGGAAGATTCGAAATGTCACGTGACAAGAAGCAAATCCGTCACGTGCGCTGAGGAGGGGAATCGTAGTCGTCGTGGTGGAGGGAGGAAGTTGTTTGAAAATGAGGAAGAAGATGCAGTTGATAAAAAAGCagatgattttataaataagttTAGGGAAGAATtgaagatgcaaagagttcattCTATTTTAAATAACAAGGAAATGTTCAATAGAGGAGTCTCCATTTAG